The sequence AAGATCGGCTCGCCGCGGCCACCGCGGCCGGCTGCGACGAAGTGCTGACTCGCGGTCAGTTCAATGCCCGCATGGATGAAGTGCTCGCGAAGTGGCGGGCGACGAGTAACGAGTAACAAGCGTGTGCGAAGAATTTCGGGCAGCGCGGGCCGTTTGCCGGTCACTCCTCGCTCGCCACCCTCTGCTCGCCGCTCGTCTTTGCGGCAGAGCGGGCAAATAGCCGCTCGCGGACCCAGGCGAGCCAGTCATCGGCCGGCCAGGCGTAGGGACGGAATTTCTCAATCCGGCCTTCCTCTTCGTTGTAAAACAGCGCGAGGTTCGGGCCGAGCTTGCTGGCCAGCGGCAAATCGATGAGTTGGCTCGAATCGGCGCCGCTCATTTGGAACAGCACACGGACGTCAAACTCGCGCAGCCCCTGCCGATCGATGGCCCGCTGCAGATTGTTGAGCGTATCGCACCAAGCAATCGTATGGACTCCGACCGCCGGACCTTCGCGCAAGATATCGCTAAACTGCTGGCCTGGGCTGGCTGGACGCGGCTCGCCGCCGAAGGAATATCCGAGACTCTCGTCGTGGCGGAGATCGCGGAAGCGAGCCAGATCGAAAACGAAGAAATAGATCGGCGGGCCGCCGGAATGCTCCGCCGAATGGCGGCGTTCGACCTCTTCTGCCAGCTCGGCCATGACCGGCGGCACGTCGCGCCGCCCGACCACGCGCACTGGGTGCGGCAGCGATTCAGCAAGCTGCGCGAGAGTCGGGCCGGGATGATCGGACGAGCGCGCCGGCTCGAGCAAGTAGAATCGCGCTTGGGCCAAATGCGTGTGGCCATTCTGCGGCTGGTTTTCGGCCGCCATCTGCTGCCCCGCCAGGCTGATGAGCGCCGCGGCCATGATGGCGCGGGCCGATTCGTCGTGTTGTCCGATCAACAGCAGATTACAGCCGTTCTGCGACCGGAAAACGGACGCCGTGGGGTCTTTGATGGCAATCGCCTCGCCGAGCCAGGCGCATGGCGCGAGTGGGGTTTCGTTCCAGGCGTCCGCGGCCAAGAGTCCGCTCAAAAGCCGATTTCGGCTGACGTCGGCCGGCACGTTCCCCTCGAACACGATCTGCTGCGCGGTAAACGGCGGCTCGTGCCGAGCAGCCAACTTACGAATCCCTTCCAGGTAGACTTCCCGCCGCTCGTCCGCCAACCAAACCACTTGGAACGGGTTGTTGCCGATCACCATCCCATTGGCGTCGTTGTAAATCGCCTCGCCCGGGCGCGTGAGCAGGCGCGCTGCCGAATTGTCTTCGCTCAAGATCAAATGGGCGTCGTTCTCGCTGCATTGCAGGGCAATCCGAACCGCCATTTGCCCGATCGTACTGCGGGCCAGGCTAT comes from Pirellulales bacterium and encodes:
- a CDS encoding FtsK/SpoIIIE domain-containing protein, producing WDGGKFIWKEPEFGKFPLAVDSPPPEERFTQIVQLVGESAKDSRRVEVPFEYIAPADDKWWAGSTAHGIDVALGRAGATKLQHLRLGHGTSQHVLVAGKTGSGKSTLLHALITNLALTYSPAEIELYLIDFKKGVEFKTYATHELPHARVIAIESEREFGLSVLQNLDSELRRRGDLFRNLGVQDLAGFRQAEPGTALPRILLVVDEFHELFVEDDKIAQEAALLLDRLVRQGRAFGMHVLLGSQTLGGAYSLARSTIGQMAVRIALQCSENDAHLILSEDNSAARLLTRPGEAIYNDANGMVIGNNPFQVVWLADERREVYLEGIRKLAARHEPPFTAQQIVFEGNVPADVSRNRLLSGLLAADAWNETPLAPCAWLGEAIAIKDPTASVFRSQNGCNLLLIGQHDESARAIMAAALISLAGQQMAAENQPQNGHTHLAQARFYLLEPARSSDHPGPTLAQLAESLPHPVRVVGRRDVPPVMAELAEEVERRHSAEHSGGPPIYFFVFDLARFRDLRHDESLGYSFGGEPRPASPGQQFSDILREGPAVGVHTIAWCDTLNNLQRAIDRQGLREFDVRVLFQMSGADSSQLIDLPLASKLGPNLALFYNEEEGRIEKFRPYAWPADDWLAWVRERLFARSAAKTSGEQRVASEE